A stretch of Zymoseptoria tritici IPO323 chromosome 1, whole genome shotgun sequence DNA encodes these proteins:
- a CDS encoding SNF2 family DNA-dependent ATPase domain-containing protein, whose protein sequence is MNDYLALGCLCFKVFSPLDDEESSVWQEESIDGLASRCPSLVATNTARLLGAGWIRLESRRCAERPQWMVLRVYVLFHDAGHSKVGRTNTAMLAALDAIAREVDISPHTWQGSYVPGHEQRFDVYASRDDQDPSLYFLFNTLPSPSPAERLNDIAGKYAREALEDLLDETTTLEGLKTDLFPYQRRSAGAMLCREAVPGAILDPRLEARTAPDGSTFYYSARDCRFLRDPITFEACRGGILAETMGLGKTVICLSLLLATRHHLPSLPVLYAGTPVRPSVASLIDMAVSAVNRQSIPWRIEFDRIRQSTGDEMTSCASKLRESTPSYDIPPSLRNRTTTSPSPQCMLLTSATLIVVPRNLCSQWQSEILKHVEPGALNVLVMDDLKRALPSAKALCSYDVILFSRNRFDLESKHGTDGHGRRIARTPLVCTCPYIGASRTRDCHCLREDMLYQSPLKNLHFKRLIVDEGHSFSQINTNAVVVATQLVTAENRWLVSGTPAKDLLGVEVDLSSLEFKDHQSMLEQRRHFDPLYDRSGAIDNLGAIAGSFLKIQPWAPDSLRHSVSFKEHIYRHEDSRRLTYSGFSRCFQKTLESMVIKTQPKDVEITLPPLSHTIVRLQPSFYDKLTSNLFTLVLTANAVTSERTDADYLFHKNSHKERVALVSNVRQSSFHWAGFDEADVRATADTSRGYLTKDQTNCAMEDRELLLQTMEMAEVPALSSEGWKAMSRCHELGIVVENWPDESASHWSFEQSSDSSRILTGISQLLDAQRFVNTRCAQTDPGEGLAGAGIKALASARRRSPSQPKVVQQAAQRLTKSGIPSSSLGDEPALKKRRLLSSKDPRPATLSLRVPKHQRKQASDALEREEESLPIDSPYARGRVVGTTSAKMSYLISYILKHHQEEKILVFYEGDSLAFFIAQMLELLNIKHDIYARSLRSDLQSEYVVRFNETPDVRVLLMDVKCGAHGLNLCSASRVIFVNPVCRPSVEAQAIKRAHRIGQTRAVHVETLVLAGTIEEGMLERAQRMTNAEHIEAKTLEDDGGIREIIQNARCLPITREEVKSTCSMAALDVPQQLWGRPGWSRGSTVPQTAVLPSAVGPTHEYGKLCPKQTSSREGPPKKRARFGPLTFDERATEPAGSEAMSTASADERPAQWVEEGDDSSHAAPGVTRPATAPNADDLWLSLKGLD, encoded by the exons ATGAACGACTATCTCGCATTGGGCTGTCTCTGCTTCAAAGTTTTCTCACCACTTGACGATGAAGAAAGCTCAGTATGGCAGGAAGAGTCCATCGACGGTCTCGCATCGAGGTGTCCGTCACTCGTCGCCACGAATACCGCTCGTCTGCTTGGAGCCGGATGGATTCGCCTAGAGTCAAGACGATGTGCGGAACGACCACAATGGATGGTACTGCGGGTATACGTGCTGTTTCATGACGCGGGTCACTCCAAGGTTGGCCGTACCAATACCGCGATGCTAGCCGCCCTCGATGCTATTGCGCGAGAAGTCGACATCAGCCCACACACTTGGCAGGGCTCTTACGTCCCAGGCCATGAACAGCGCTTCGATGTGTACGCATCGCGAGATGATCAGGACCCCAGCTTGTACTTTCTATTCAATACTCTTCCCTCTCCTTCCCCTGCGGAGCGGCTCAACGATATCGCTGGTAAATATGCCAGAGAAGCTCTTGAAGACCTATTGGACGAAACCACAACGCTGGAGGGACTCAAGACAGATCTCTTCCCTTACCAGCGTCGCTCGGCCGGTGCCATGCTCTGTCGTGAGGCTGTCCCTGGTGCTATTCTCGATCCACGCCTGGAAGCCCGCACCGCTCCCGATGGAtcgaccttctactactctGCGAGGGATTGTCGTTTCCTTCGAGACCCTATAACATTCGAAGCCTGCCGTGGGGGTATTCTGGCCGAGACCATGGGACTGGGGAAGACAGTCATATGCCTGTCACTGCTGCTCGCCACCCGGCATCATCTGCCATCCCTTCCAGTCTTGTACGCTGGCACGCCAGTGCGACCGAGCGTTGCAAGCCTAATCGATATGGCTGTCTCTGCCGTGAATCGGCAGTCAATCCCGTGGCGGATCGAGTTCGACAGAATCCGTCAATCGACCGGAGATGAAATGACAAGCTGCGCGTCAAAGCTTCGTGAGAGCACTCCTAGCTACGACATCCCCCCAAGTCTGCGCAACCGGACAACGACTTCTCCGTCGCCACAGTGCATGCTGCTCACCAGCGCCACCCTCATCGTTGTCCCTCGCAACCTCTGTTCGCAATGGCAATCGGAGATACTAAAGCACGTAGAGCCAGGTGCTCTGAATGTACTTGTGATGGATGATCTCAAAAGAGCTCTCCCTTCGGCGAAGGCTCTCTGCTCTTACGATGTCATCCTGTTCTCTCGCAATCGGTTTGATCTTGAAAGCAAGCATGGGACAGATGGACACGGGCGGCGCATCGCCAGAACGCCGTTGGTATGTACATGTCCGTATATCGGAGCATCCCGAACACGGGACTGTCACTGTCTGCGGGAGGACATGCTCTACCAGTCGCCTCTCAAGAACTTGCATTTCAAGCGCCTTATCGTCGACGAGGGTCATTCATTCTCTCAGATCAATACCAACGCCGTTGTTGTGGCCACGCAGCTTGTGACGGCAGAGAATCGCTGGCTAGTCTCCGGTACGCCGGCGAAGGATCTTCTGggtgtcgaagtcgacctgTCTAGCTTGGAATTTAAGGATCACCAATCAATGTTGGAACAGAGACGCCACTTCGACCCCTTATACGACCGCTCCGGTGCGATAGACAATTTGGGTGCTATCGCAGGCAGTTTCCTGAAGATTCAACCATGGGCGCCCGACTCTTTACGCCACAGCGTATCGTTCAAGGAGCACATCTACAGACACGAAGATAGCCGACGCCTTACATACTCGGGTTTCTCGAGGTGCTTTCAGAAGACACTGGAATCCATG GTTATCAAGACTCAGCCcaaggacgtagagatcaCGCTACCTCCCTTGAGTCATACGATCGTTCGATTACAGCCTTCCTTTTACGACAAACTGACGAGCAACTTGTTCACACTCGTTCTGACGGCCAATGCGGTAACATCGGAGCGTACTGATGCAGACTATTTGTTTCACAAGAACAGCCACAAGGAGCGTGTGGCACTCGTGTCAAATGTTCGGCAAAGCTCATTTCACTGGGCCGGTTTTGATGAAGCTGATGTCCGAGCAACGGCTGACACTAGTAGAGGCTATCTCACGAAAGATCAGACCAACTGTGCCATGGAGGACCGCGAGCTACTCTTACAGACCATGGAGATGGCGGAAGTGCCTGCATTGAGCTCGGAAGGCTGGAAAGCAATGAGTCGATGTCACGAGCTGGGAATTGTGGTTGAGAACTGGCCTGACGAGAGTGCAAGCCACTGGTCTTTTGAGCAGTCGTCAGACTCGTCACGTATCCTCACCGGGATATCGCAGCTGCTAGATGCGCAACGCTTCGTGAATACGCGCTGTGCGCAGACAGATCCTGGAGAGGGTCTAGCCGGCGCTGGCATCAAAGCACTTGCATCCGCGCGCCGGCGCTCGCCTTCACAACCCAAGGTCGTACAGCAAGCG GCTCAGCGATTGACAAAGTCAGGCATACCAAGTTCGAGCCTCGGTGACGAGCCGGCTCTCAAGAAGCGCCGTTTACTGAGCAGTAAAGACCCACGGCCAGCAACGCTGTCTCTGCGGGTACCCAAACATCAAAGGAAGCAGGCTTCCGACG CACTCGAAAGGGAAGAGGAAAGTCTCCCAATAGACTCGCCCTACGCACGAGGTCGTGTCGTCGGTACAACTTCCGCGAAGATGTCCTATCTGATTTCCTACATTTTGAAACACCATCAGGAAGAGAAGATTCTGGTGTTCTACGAAGGTGATTCACTGGCCTTCTTCATAGCGCAAATGCTGGAACTGCTAAACATCAAGCACGACATCTACGCCAGATCACTTCGGTCTGACCTGCAAAGCGAATATGTGGTACGATTCAACGAGACGCCGGACGTTCGGGTGCTACTGATGGACGTCAAATGCGGAGCTCACGGCCTTAACCTTTGCTCTGCATCGAGAGTGATATTCGTCAACCCCGTATGCCGTCCGTCCGTAGAAGCACAGGCAATCAAGCGTGCGCACCGGATAGGCCAGACTCGCGCAGTCCATGTTGAAACTCTGGTCTTAGCCGGGACCATTGAAGAGGGCATGCTGGAGCGTGCCCAGCGTATGACCAATGCGGAACACATTGAAGCCAAGACACTCGAAGATGATGGGGGCATTCGTGAGATCATTCAGAACGCGCGGTGCCTCCCGATTACCAGAGAAGAAGTGAAGAGTACCTGCTCAATGGCCGCGCTGGATGTGCCACAACAGCTCTGGGGGCGGCCGGGCTGGAGCAGGGGTTCTACAGTACCTCAGACGGCAGTGCTCCCATCCGCCGTCGGCCCAACGCACGAATATGGCAAGTTGTGCCCCAAGCAAACCAGTTCACGGGAGGGACCACCGAAGAAGCGAGCGAGATTTGGTCCCCTAACGTTCGACGAGCGAGCTACTGAGCCGGCGGGCTCAGAAGCAATGTCCACGGCCTCTGCGGACGAGAGACCTGCTCagtgggtggaggagggcgacGATTCGAGCCATGCCGCGCCAGGAGTAACCAGACCCGCAACAGCACCAAATGCGGACGACCTTTGGCTGAGTTTGAAAGGCCTTGATTGA